In one window of Candidatus Avedoeria danica DNA:
- a CDS encoding VWA domain-containing protein, with translation MPTPQARPNRLVRAAALAACALAALASLPAARGAAVPGGRGEREIARRALSETLDGPYAHVATWPLASLPGPASQRFVVNDLALAPDGRLLVADLASNTVIAIDPADGSTLSWPRAEPEQPSERTTPTAVVALHRSPGAIVVWTREVADRTVSNVVEERDAAGGVVRRLPFEAVEVVEDRLSGDVLFWQVGGTVERRAWPSLEVKSVFNAQGEPIVGGLAMAGDRIAVMRDSVVRVLEAATGRPRVFLAPADGGQPIQIAADGAGFWMLSHAQLPRIGIDLTRFDGLGAQTATWSERDLSLFPNAWLATPGLDVATASDSSSTIVFAVTDSRMRVHVQRGCPMAPGKCDPPHVISAAVMAQGRPQLPSSPGDLQPHIAGWTAGGVLVFLSQSGQLVALDSDGRSQLLAAIEDDVLEVAADGAGGVVMVVRPTTATVGAAIAGAEVIRFRPEDLVGGRPSPAWRVPCDCPFGPQLAGDGLQVFLARPTAKRIGLFSVATGEPQGELVVPTDSGLWPSDVAVTADGTLWTADAPNAEVQGWPSDANRPTVRWPAGFLASPWRLAAGAQADGTSLVAVQLADGIVELHHVDGNTVALFDPQAGGSFDAGGLAVGSSGRIAIVDEDAAALRIFARVPPPAESPTPAPTPTPRRATCLLNGDKTAGPPVVVLGNTADVTLTLAADCPPQTRAYGADVVLVIDRSGSMNFGKLDAAVAAATEFTSFLDMRLNRIGLISFNQTASVIVPLTANAGDVVSGLQSVLATGQSGGTDIGAAMTEADSLLRAGARVEALPVVVFLTDGRSDRDAALAASRAARNRGVRIYTIGLGDDADHDVLAAMAAGRYFPAPTTAELFPIYREVLRLVSTSLSGNVMIDDRVGPDVRYEIGSSLPPAILNGDVNGGEQLSWGRSILSPAGITLTYRVRPLKVGRLPTNRDAVARYTDADGVPRTFVFPVPEIEVVAPTPTPTATPARAYMPLGLTERCTPAQRRVDVALVLDTSTSMGEPAGGGAPGTKLDAATAAARRFVGALRLQLGDQAAVVTFNNSAALVRSLTSDSAAIDRSLEGLVLNTQTRPHLGLEVALGELDGPRHRAQNARAIVLLTDGRANPDPPSRAVQRAAAAKAQGIVLFTVALGSDVDTEALRTIASEPAFFFTAVDGAALGGIFTRIAGAIPCPADTFWGRR, from the coding sequence ATGCCGACGCCGCAGGCCCGCCCGAACCGCCTCGTCCGCGCCGCCGCGCTGGCCGCGTGCGCCCTGGCCGCGCTCGCCTCGCTGCCCGCCGCCCGCGGCGCCGCCGTTCCTGGTGGGCGCGGCGAACGCGAGATCGCCCGCCGCGCGCTGAGCGAGACGCTCGACGGGCCGTACGCGCACGTGGCGACGTGGCCGCTGGCCTCGCTCCCCGGACCGGCCAGCCAGCGCTTCGTCGTCAACGACCTGGCCCTCGCGCCGGACGGTCGGCTGCTCGTGGCCGACTTGGCGTCGAACACGGTCATCGCCATCGACCCGGCCGACGGCAGCACGTTGTCCTGGCCGCGCGCCGAGCCCGAGCAGCCGTCCGAGCGAACGACCCCGACGGCCGTCGTCGCGTTGCACCGCTCGCCGGGCGCGATCGTCGTCTGGACGCGCGAGGTCGCCGACCGCACGGTGTCGAACGTCGTCGAGGAGCGCGACGCCGCGGGCGGCGTCGTCCGCCGGTTGCCGTTCGAAGCCGTCGAGGTCGTCGAGGACCGGCTGAGCGGCGACGTCCTGTTCTGGCAGGTCGGCGGCACCGTCGAGCGCCGCGCGTGGCCGTCGCTCGAGGTGAAGTCCGTCTTCAACGCCCAGGGCGAACCGATCGTCGGTGGGCTGGCGATGGCGGGCGACAGGATCGCGGTCATGCGCGACAGCGTCGTGCGCGTGCTCGAAGCGGCGACCGGCCGCCCGCGCGTCTTCCTCGCCCCCGCCGACGGCGGCCAGCCGATTCAGATCGCTGCCGACGGCGCGGGATTTTGGATGCTCAGCCATGCCCAGCTGCCGCGGATCGGCATCGACCTCACCCGCTTCGATGGGCTCGGCGCGCAAACGGCCACGTGGTCCGAACGCGACCTCAGCCTGTTCCCCAACGCCTGGCTGGCGACGCCGGGGCTCGACGTCGCCACCGCGTCCGATAGCAGCTCGACGATCGTCTTCGCCGTGACGGACAGCCGCATGCGCGTCCACGTACAGCGGGGCTGTCCCATGGCACCGGGCAAGTGCGACCCGCCGCACGTGATCTCCGCGGCAGTCATGGCCCAGGGGCGACCGCAGTTGCCGTCCTCTCCCGGCGACCTGCAGCCGCACATCGCCGGATGGACGGCCGGCGGCGTGCTGGTCTTCCTTTCCCAGAGCGGCCAGCTCGTCGCGCTCGATTCCGACGGCCGGTCGCAGCTGCTGGCCGCGATCGAGGACGACGTGCTCGAGGTCGCCGCCGACGGCGCCGGCGGCGTCGTGATGGTCGTGCGCCCGACGACGGCGACGGTCGGTGCCGCCATCGCCGGCGCCGAAGTGATCCGCTTCCGCCCCGAGGACCTCGTCGGCGGACGCCCCTCGCCGGCCTGGCGGGTGCCGTGCGACTGCCCGTTCGGCCCGCAGCTCGCCGGCGACGGGCTGCAGGTGTTCCTGGCGCGGCCGACCGCCAAGCGCATCGGCCTCTTCAGCGTGGCGACCGGCGAACCCCAGGGCGAGCTCGTCGTCCCGACGGATTCCGGCCTCTGGCCGAGCGACGTCGCCGTCACCGCCGACGGCACGCTCTGGACCGCCGATGCGCCGAACGCCGAGGTGCAGGGTTGGCCGTCGGACGCGAACCGCCCGACGGTGCGCTGGCCGGCCGGCTTCCTCGCCAGCCCGTGGCGCCTGGCGGCCGGCGCGCAGGCCGACGGCACGTCGCTCGTCGCTGTGCAGCTCGCCGACGGCATCGTCGAGCTGCACCACGTCGACGGCAACACCGTGGCCTTGTTCGATCCACAGGCCGGCGGATCGTTCGACGCCGGCGGGCTCGCCGTCGGGTCGAGCGGCCGGATCGCCATCGTCGACGAGGACGCCGCCGCTCTCCGCATCTTCGCACGCGTCCCGCCGCCCGCCGAATCACCCACGCCGGCGCCGACGCCGACCCCGCGGCGCGCGACGTGCCTCCTCAACGGCGACAAGACGGCCGGGCCGCCAGTCGTCGTCCTCGGCAACACGGCCGATGTGACGCTGACATTGGCGGCCGATTGCCCGCCCCAGACGCGGGCATACGGCGCCGATGTCGTCCTCGTCATCGACCGCTCCGGCTCGATGAACTTCGGCAAGCTGGACGCGGCGGTGGCTGCCGCAACGGAGTTCACTTCGTTCCTCGACATGCGCCTGAACCGGATCGGGTTGATCAGCTTCAACCAGACGGCGTCCGTCATCGTCCCGCTGACCGCCAACGCCGGCGACGTCGTGAGCGGCCTCCAAAGCGTCCTCGCCACCGGCCAGTCGGGCGGCACGGACATCGGCGCGGCGATGACCGAGGCGGACAGCCTCCTCAGGGCCGGCGCACGCGTCGAGGCGCTGCCCGTCGTCGTCTTCCTCACGGACGGCCGGTCGGACCGCGATGCGGCGCTTGCGGCTTCTCGCGCGGCGCGCAACCGCGGCGTCCGAATCTACACGATCGGCCTCGGCGACGACGCCGACCACGACGTGCTGGCCGCGATGGCCGCCGGTCGCTACTTCCCGGCTCCGACGACGGCCGAGCTGTTCCCGATCTACCGCGAGGTGCTGCGGCTCGTCAGCACAAGCCTGAGCGGCAACGTCATGATCGACGATCGCGTGGGGCCGGACGTCCGTTACGAGATCGGATCGAGCCTGCCGCCGGCCATCCTGAACGGCGACGTGAACGGCGGCGAGCAGCTGAGCTGGGGCCGATCGATCCTCTCCCCCGCCGGCATCACGCTGACGTACCGGGTGCGCCCACTGAAGGTCGGCCGCCTGCCGACGAACCGCGACGCCGTCGCCCGCTACACGGATGCCGACGGCGTGCCGCGCACGTTCGTCTTCCCGGTGCCCGAGATCGAGGTCGTCGCCCCGACGCCGACGCCGACGGCCACCCCCGCCCGCGCCTACATGCCGCTCGGCTTGACGGAGCGCTGCACGCCCGCCCAGCGCCGCGTCGACGTCGCGCTCGTCCTCGACACCTCGACGAGCATGGGCGAGCCGGCCGGCGGCGGCGCGCCGGGCACCAAGCTGGACGCCGCCACGGCCGCGGCGCGGCGCTTCGTCGGCGCGCTGCGGCTCCAGCTGGGCGATCAGGCCGCCGTCGTCACTTTCAACAACAGCGCCGCGCTCGTCCGCAGCCTCACGAGCGACAGCGCCGCGATCGACCGCAGCCTCGAAGGTCTCGTGCTGAACACCCAGACCCGCCCGCACCTCGGCCTCGAGGTCGCGCTCGGCGAGCTGGACGGCCCGCGCCACCGCGCCCAGAACGCCCGCGCGATCGTCCTCCTCACGGACGGGCGCGCGAACCCCGACCCGCCGTCGCGGGCCGTCCAGCGCGCGGCGGCCGCCAAGGCGCAGGGCATCGTCCTCTTCACCGTGGCGCTGGGCAGTGACGTCGACACCGAAGCGCTGCGCACGATCGCATCCGAGCCCGCCTTCTTCTTCACCGCCGTCGACGGCGCCGCCCTCGGCGGCATCTTCACCCGCATCGCCGGCGCGATCCCGTGCCCGGCCGACACGTTCTGGGGCCGCCGGTGA
- a CDS encoding PD40 domain-containing protein: MPLPTGLATTGGSAVSRGAPVGPPGLPIRLTDAGCCVRPLWRADSRALWFIDRSPQGVTGLYAASLDAPGAPTALVTTTIGTFSPDQRWRVDLASGRTTLHRLADGAAFEVPAGGRSVSFSPDGTRIAWQGSNPNASLERQVARINVAAPDGTGAAEVAQLARGSLVDWLGADALLVRARETAESDIEVLWRQPLDGGERTEILRTQRLRNLLLSPDKRWLAYTVSGATDVDANGLWLAAVDGAAPPRKLEGLFGAYRWRAAQLVIVPFDMGAPSMRLVEVDPTTLAARPLTDPATQPLRIANGDWSISPDGSHAAFVSAADRNIWVIALP, from the coding sequence GTGCCCCTGCCGACGGGTCTCGCGACAACCGGTGGCAGCGCGGTTTCCCGTGGCGCGCCCGTCGGCCCGCCCGGCCTCCCCATCCGCCTCACCGACGCCGGCTGCTGCGTCCGCCCGCTCTGGCGCGCCGACAGCCGCGCGCTGTGGTTCATCGATCGCTCGCCCCAGGGCGTGACCGGCCTCTACGCCGCCAGCCTCGACGCGCCCGGCGCGCCGACGGCGCTCGTGACGACGACGATCGGCACGTTCAGCCCGGACCAGCGCTGGCGGGTCGACCTCGCCAGCGGCCGTACGACGCTGCATCGCCTGGCCGACGGCGCCGCGTTCGAAGTACCGGCCGGTGGCCGGAGCGTGTCGTTCAGCCCGGACGGCACGCGGATCGCGTGGCAGGGCAGCAACCCGAACGCATCGCTCGAGCGGCAGGTGGCGCGGATCAACGTCGCCGCGCCCGACGGCACGGGCGCTGCCGAGGTCGCGCAGCTGGCGCGCGGCTCGCTCGTGGACTGGCTCGGCGCCGACGCGCTTCTCGTCCGCGCGCGGGAGACGGCCGAATCCGACATCGAGGTGCTGTGGCGCCAGCCGTTGGACGGCGGCGAGCGCACCGAGATCCTGCGCACGCAGCGGCTCCGCAACCTGCTCCTCTCGCCGGACAAGCGCTGGCTGGCCTACACCGTTTCCGGCGCCACCGACGTCGACGCGAACGGCCTCTGGCTCGCCGCCGTCGACGGCGCTGCGCCGCCGCGCAAGCTGGAAGGGCTCTTCGGCGCCTACCGCTGGCGGGCTGCGCAGCTCGTCATTGTCCCGTTCGACATGGGCGCGCCGAGCATGCGGCTCGTGGAGGTCGATCCGACGACGCTCGCCGCCCGCCCGCTGACCGACCCGGCCACGCAGCCGCTGCGCATCGCCAACGGCGACTGGTCGATCAGCCCGGACGGGTCGCACGCGGCGTTCGTGAGCGCGGCGGACCGGAACATCTGGGTGATCGCGTTGCCCTGA